A single Streptomyces sp. 2114.4 DNA region contains:
- a CDS encoding S8 family serine peptidase — MGFRGRTVRGGGTWRRICGLLVVGGLLLPGIGAASADTVGRARTADAVGGREPSIAVPYRVAELWRQGITGRGTTVAVLVSYGDPGLERFMRDYDAQYGLPAADIRRVEPLGKPPSCTSPGVDTESCQAWASETRLDVAMVHSLAPQARIVVAASPVDETQGESGMPEMMRVLDHLTRHRLADVVSMSFGSVEQNFADSASVLAYGATFDRARAVGTTLVASSGDLGASGPLRDHPDRHYPRRVVAWPASDPRVTAVGGSLLHVDPQGHRTSPDTLWPKSGAGHSSLFARPAWQRTATAGDTTPGRSVPDIVMQGSAGTSQSAPLFAGVLALAAQLHQGALGDINPALYRLCAARPTAGIVDVTEGANTYAEVHGFTARPGFDTASGWGTVDVPRFVRALARAVT, encoded by the coding sequence ATGGGGTTCCGCGGAAGGACCGTGCGCGGCGGCGGTACGTGGCGGCGCATCTGTGGTCTGCTCGTCGTGGGGGGCCTGCTCCTTCCGGGCATCGGTGCGGCCTCGGCCGACACCGTCGGCCGCGCGCGGACCGCCGATGCCGTTGGTGGGCGCGAGCCCTCGATAGCTGTGCCCTACCGTGTGGCCGAGCTGTGGCGGCAAGGGATCACGGGCCGCGGCACCACGGTCGCGGTGCTCGTGTCGTACGGGGACCCGGGCCTGGAGCGGTTCATGAGGGACTACGACGCGCAGTACGGGTTGCCTGCCGCCGACATCCGGCGGGTCGAACCGTTGGGAAAGCCGCCGTCTTGCACCTCACCCGGCGTCGACACGGAGAGCTGTCAGGCCTGGGCCTCGGAGACCCGGCTCGATGTCGCCATGGTCCACTCGTTGGCCCCGCAGGCTCGCATCGTGGTCGCCGCCTCGCCCGTGGACGAGACGCAGGGCGAGAGCGGCATGCCCGAGATGATGCGGGTCCTGGACCACCTCACGCGGCACCGCCTGGCGGACGTGGTGTCCATGAGTTTCGGCTCCGTCGAGCAGAACTTCGCCGACTCCGCGTCCGTGCTCGCCTACGGCGCCACGTTCGACCGGGCACGCGCGGTGGGCACGACCCTGGTCGCCTCCTCGGGGGACCTGGGGGCTAGCGGCCCACTGCGCGACCATCCCGACCGGCATTACCCCCGGCGCGTAGTGGCCTGGCCCGCGTCCGACCCCCGGGTTACCGCGGTCGGCGGGTCCTTGCTGCATGTCGATCCGCAGGGCCACCGCACTTCTCCCGACACGCTGTGGCCCAAGTCGGGGGCCGGGCACTCGTCACTGTTCGCGCGCCCGGCATGGCAACGCACGGCCACGGCCGGTGACACGACCCCCGGCCGTTCGGTTCCGGACATCGTGATGCAGGGGTCGGCCGGCACCTCCCAGTCGGCCCCGCTCTTCGCTGGTGTCCTCGCCCTAGCGGCGCAGCTGCACCAGGGGGCGCTGGGCGACATCAACCCCGCCCTCTACCGGCTGTGCGCGGCAAGGCCCACCGCCGGGATCGTCGACGTCACCGAGGGCGCCAACACCTACGCCGAGGTTCACGGGTTCACCGCACGCCCGGGCTTCGACACGGCCAGCGGCTGGGGCACGGTCGACGTGCCCCGGTTCGTCCGAGCCCTGGCGCGAGCCGTGACCTGA
- a CDS encoding MAB_1171c family putative transporter, whose protein sequence is MNGVKGVVFPLCTAICLLVLLYKVRDIRVHRNDRALLALLMAFSCTAVSFALSTPSVSAAVDARTGIPNLGALGIHLFGGVASSAATLIAIAYWVHPPDVARRKAIRALVSSGLCAAVMLTMWFVDDPAGAGRAPHYLLQQAHRAPGAVYLLVYVTAFGSGMVEIIRLCRRFGRVAGRQWLRRGLYTTGIGAAAYLVYCIHRASAVPAVQLGLDPRRWELLTPLVSGIGIAFLAVGLTMPSWGPAASEWHRKVRNYIHYQRLHALWRAVTEAHPHVVLEPQHPSPLFRAMPGNIDYRLYREVIEIQDGLLALRPYMDSEITARARHSARQEGLSGAALQAVVQATAVRQALRARHAGPGLSTGEGLPAVEPYVRGSGDYGAEVAWLLSVARAFSNLPSH, encoded by the coding sequence GTGAACGGTGTGAAGGGTGTGGTCTTTCCCCTCTGCACCGCGATATGCCTGCTGGTTCTGCTCTACAAGGTGCGAGACATCCGCGTCCATCGCAACGATCGGGCGCTCTTGGCCCTGCTCATGGCGTTCTCCTGCACGGCGGTGTCCTTCGCGCTGTCCACCCCGTCCGTGTCGGCGGCCGTGGACGCCCGCACCGGAATTCCCAATCTGGGCGCGCTCGGCATCCACCTCTTCGGCGGAGTGGCGTCCAGCGCGGCCACCCTCATCGCGATCGCCTACTGGGTGCATCCGCCTGACGTGGCCCGCCGCAAGGCTATCCGGGCGCTGGTGAGCAGTGGGCTGTGCGCTGCCGTCATGCTGACGATGTGGTTCGTCGACGACCCGGCGGGTGCCGGGCGGGCCCCCCACTATCTGCTCCAGCAGGCGCACCGGGCGCCCGGCGCCGTGTACCTGCTGGTGTATGTGACCGCCTTCGGCTCTGGGATGGTCGAGATCATCCGGCTGTGCCGGCGCTTCGGCCGCGTGGCGGGGCGTCAGTGGCTGCGCCGGGGCCTGTACACCACCGGGATCGGTGCGGCTGCGTACCTCGTCTACTGCATCCATCGCGCATCCGCAGTGCCGGCCGTGCAGTTAGGCCTCGATCCGCGGCGCTGGGAACTGCTCACACCGCTGGTCAGCGGCATCGGGATTGCCTTCCTCGCGGTGGGACTGACCATGCCCTCGTGGGGGCCGGCCGCCTCTGAATGGCACCGCAAGGTGCGCAACTACATCCACTACCAGCGGCTGCACGCGCTGTGGCGCGCCGTTACCGAGGCGCATCCGCACGTCGTCCTGGAACCGCAGCACCCCTCCCCGCTCTTCCGCGCCATGCCCGGGAACATCGATTACCGCCTCTACCGCGAGGTCATCGAGATCCAGGACGGGCTCCTTGCCCTGCGGCCCTACATGGATTCGGAGATCACTGCGCGCGCCCGGCACAGCGCCCGGCAGGAGGGCCTGTCGGGGGCGGCCCTCCAGGCGGTGGTGCAGGCCACAGCGGTGCGTCAGGCCCTGCGGGCCAGGCACGCGGGCCCCGGGCTGAGCACCGGGGAGGGACTGCCCGCCGTGGAGCCGTACGTGCGCGGGAGCGGCGACTACGGTGCGGAAGTGGCCTGGCTGCTGAGCGTGGCCCGGGCCTTTTCGAACCTCCCCTCCCACTGA
- a CDS encoding ImmA/IrrE family metallo-endopeptidase, which translates to MSGLSLLSRWWADRRRFRRLHRASEELLDRLDLPTGSSVAALIDRLSRRRNRPIHVIPAALGAGEPCGIWLATDSADIIVVEADITPFHQDHIIAHELAHVLCAHSDSSKPDPEGMALLFPHLDVQRVIEVMGRSAYSTEDEQAAEIVASLILERVTRPPRESTWAVPSGDAATVARIDQSLRLPE; encoded by the coding sequence GTGTCTGGCTTATCCCTGTTGTCCCGCTGGTGGGCCGACCGCAGGAGGTTCAGGCGGCTGCACCGTGCGTCCGAAGAGCTCCTTGACCGCCTGGACCTGCCCACCGGGAGCAGCGTTGCCGCGCTCATCGACCGGCTGAGCCGTCGGCGCAACCGCCCCATTCACGTGATCCCCGCGGCTCTCGGCGCAGGCGAGCCGTGCGGGATATGGCTGGCGACGGACAGTGCCGACATCATCGTCGTCGAGGCCGACATCACGCCGTTCCATCAGGACCACATCATCGCGCACGAGTTGGCGCACGTGCTGTGCGCCCACTCCGACTCGTCGAAGCCCGACCCGGAAGGCATGGCGCTGCTCTTCCCTCACCTTGACGTCCAGCGCGTCATCGAGGTCATGGGCCGGTCCGCCTATTCCACCGAGGACGAACAAGCGGCGGAAATCGTCGCCTCGCTGATACTGGAGCGGGTCACCCGCCCTCCGAGGGAATCCACATGGGCGGTGCCCTCCGGTGACGCCGCCACCGTCGCGCGGATCGACCAGTCACTGAGGCTGCCGGAGTGA
- a CDS encoding helix-turn-helix domain-containing protein has product MADVEDVGERSFAAKLNHLFETVVPVGRGPFRTEEVARAISSGSVSISGSYIWLLRKGQRDNPTLKHVEALARFFGVPPAYFFDDRTTQAVDGELELMVALRSAGVQHVALRAAGLSPRSLRSIKEIIEHARELEGLPGTAHHEEHSHDS; this is encoded by the coding sequence GTGGCTGATGTAGAGGACGTCGGTGAGCGTTCGTTCGCCGCCAAGTTGAACCACCTTTTCGAGACAGTCGTGCCGGTGGGGCGTGGCCCTTTCCGTACGGAAGAAGTCGCACGTGCCATCTCCTCGGGCAGCGTGTCCATCTCCGGCAGCTACATATGGCTGCTCCGCAAGGGGCAGCGCGACAACCCCACCCTCAAACACGTCGAGGCGCTCGCGCGGTTCTTCGGAGTGCCGCCTGCCTACTTCTTCGATGACCGTACGACCCAAGCGGTCGACGGCGAACTGGAGTTGATGGTCGCGTTGCGGTCCGCCGGTGTGCAGCATGTGGCGCTGCGGGCAGCCGGACTTTCCCCCAGGAGCCTGCGGAGCATCAAGGAGATCATCGAACACGCCCGCGAACTGGAGGGGCTCCCGGGGACGGCACACCACGAGGAGCACTCGCACGACAGTTGA
- a CDS encoding response regulator transcription factor has protein sequence MPTAARLPGSGLAGTEPDTIDVLILAQGALTRSGIAAMVSCRAGIRVLGDGEDVASVPAGRRLRPHVVVLCLADGSRSAFEKLRNAREAFGASAILLVMGALSSGGTQRALEANVAGVISDDASADELVEAIRRLSRGQRIVGADVAVMSSARTANPLTPRESELLGLAAEGESPEESAGHLHLSVGTVRNHLLSAVQKTGARNRLDAVRIARARGWL, from the coding sequence TTGCCGACTGCGGCCCGGCTGCCCGGCAGTGGTCTGGCCGGTACCGAACCGGACACCATCGATGTACTGATCCTCGCCCAAGGGGCCCTCACACGCAGCGGCATCGCTGCCATGGTCTCCTGCCGGGCGGGCATCCGGGTGCTTGGGGACGGGGAGGACGTCGCCTCCGTTCCGGCCGGCAGGCGGCTGCGCCCCCATGTGGTGGTCCTCTGCCTCGCCGACGGCAGCAGATCCGCTTTCGAGAAGCTCCGCAACGCGCGTGAGGCCTTCGGCGCGAGCGCAATCCTGCTGGTCATGGGAGCGCTCTCATCAGGCGGCACGCAGCGCGCCCTGGAGGCCAATGTGGCGGGGGTGATCTCCGACGATGCCTCTGCCGACGAACTCGTCGAGGCGATCAGGCGCCTGAGCCGCGGCCAGCGCATCGTGGGCGCCGATGTCGCCGTCATGAGCAGCGCCAGGACGGCGAACCCGCTGACCCCGCGGGAGTCGGAGCTCCTCGGTCTGGCGGCCGAGGGCGAGAGCCCCGAGGAGTCGGCGGGCCACCTGCACCTGTCCGTCGGGACCGTACGCAACCACCTGCTGTCCGCTGTGCAGAAAACCGGCGCCAGGAACCGCCTGGACGCGGTCCGGATCGCCCGTGCCCGAGGCTGGCTCTGA
- a CDS encoding DNA-binding protein, translated as MDTAQQEATARARELQRSWYGEPLGALFRRLIDDLGLNQARLAAVLGLSAPMLSQLMSGQRAKIGNPAVVQRVQALQDLAGQVADGSVSAAEATDRMEEIKKTAGGSVLNNTAQQTSSTGATTVRRVVREIQSLLRSVSDAGDIIDAANTLAPAHPELAEFLRVYGAGRTADAVAHYEAHQS; from the coding sequence ATGGACACAGCACAGCAGGAAGCCACCGCGCGGGCCCGGGAACTCCAGCGCAGTTGGTACGGGGAGCCGCTGGGAGCGCTGTTCCGTCGTCTCATCGACGATCTCGGCCTCAACCAGGCCCGGCTCGCCGCGGTGCTCGGCCTGTCGGCACCGATGCTCTCGCAGCTGATGAGCGGGCAGCGCGCGAAGATAGGCAACCCGGCCGTGGTGCAGCGGGTGCAGGCGCTGCAGGATCTGGCCGGCCAGGTCGCCGACGGCAGCGTCAGCGCCGCCGAGGCCACCGACCGCATGGAAGAGATCAAGAAGACGGCGGGGGGTTCGGTGCTCAACAACACCGCACAGCAGACGTCGTCGACGGGGGCGACCACGGTCCGGCGCGTGGTGCGGGAGATCCAGTCGCTGCTGCGGTCGGTCTCCGACGCCGGGGACATCATCGATGCGGCGAACACCCTCGCCCCCGCTCACCCCGAACTGGCAGAGTTCCTCCGGGTCTACGGTGCCGGTCGTACCGCGGACGCGGTCGCCCACTACGAGGCGCACCAGAGTTAG
- a CDS encoding serine/threonine-protein kinase: protein MGEVFAGRYELIDPIGRGGVGAVWRAWDARRRRYVAAKVLQQSDAHTLLRFVREQALRIDHPHVLAPASWAADDDKVLFTMDLVNGGSLAHLIGDYGPLPPRFVCLLLDQLLAGLAAVHAEGVVHRDIKPANVLLEATGTGRPHLRLSDFGIAMRKGEPRLTEANLVVGTPGYFAPEQLQGAEPDFPADLFAVGLVALYLITGTKPDADALGRHFGRHGIPNAPEGVPEPLWQVLASLVHPDPESRFRTATGARKAVLSTAELLPDATLEDEVVEVFDHIGPLPAGFGADGPLRTGEADGPATAGATAGTTAAAQVSMSDTGSFHIAPPEPSTPQTPAPTPTPTPTPTPTPLPVPGGPPTGHGERPSGFGETPMGHGETSTGHGMTSAGQSTAPTGHGGPATGHTSASTGHGGPAAGHGVPTGQGAPTGQGAATGPGTASGGLPLTPPPAPVYRPTAAVHHGHSATRPYTAGPHPVPGPPPGGTPVAGPATMPPVPYRKPGPPPKVAIPVLVVALLCIAVGVWALAAA, encoded by the coding sequence ATGGGTGAGGTCTTCGCCGGTCGGTATGAGCTGATCGACCCGATCGGACGGGGTGGGGTGGGCGCGGTCTGGCGCGCCTGGGACGCCCGGCGCCGCCGCTACGTTGCCGCCAAGGTGTTGCAGCAAAGCGACGCGCACACCCTGCTGCGCTTCGTCCGCGAACAGGCACTGCGGATCGACCATCCGCATGTGCTGGCCCCGGCGAGCTGGGCCGCGGACGACGACAAGGTGCTGTTCACCATGGATCTGGTGAACGGCGGCTCGCTGGCGCATCTGATCGGGGACTACGGCCCGCTGCCGCCGCGGTTCGTCTGCCTGCTCCTGGACCAGCTGCTGGCCGGGCTGGCCGCGGTGCACGCGGAAGGAGTGGTGCACCGTGACATCAAGCCGGCGAACGTCCTTCTGGAGGCCACCGGCACCGGCCGCCCGCATCTGCGGCTGTCGGACTTCGGCATCGCGATGCGCAAGGGTGAGCCGCGGCTGACCGAGGCCAACCTCGTGGTCGGGACGCCCGGATACTTCGCCCCGGAGCAACTGCAGGGCGCCGAACCGGACTTCCCCGCCGACCTGTTCGCGGTCGGCCTGGTCGCGCTCTATCTGATCACCGGCACCAAGCCGGACGCCGACGCCCTGGGCCGGCACTTCGGCCGGCACGGGATCCCGAACGCGCCCGAGGGGGTACCGGAGCCGCTGTGGCAGGTGCTGGCGTCCCTGGTGCACCCCGACCCGGAATCCCGGTTCAGGACGGCCACGGGGGCGCGTAAGGCGGTCCTCTCGACGGCGGAGCTGCTGCCCGACGCGACGCTCGAGGACGAGGTCGTCGAGGTCTTCGACCACATCGGCCCGCTCCCGGCCGGCTTCGGGGCGGACGGGCCGCTGCGGACCGGGGAGGCCGACGGGCCCGCGACGGCCGGTGCCACCGCGGGCACCACGGCCGCCGCGCAGGTGTCCATGTCGGACACCGGAAGCTTCCATATCGCCCCGCCGGAGCCGAGCACCCCGCAGACTCCGGCACCGACACCGACACCGACACCGACGCCGACGCCGACTCCGCTGCCGGTGCCGGGCGGCCCGCCCACGGGGCACGGCGAGAGGCCCAGCGGCTTCGGTGAGACCCCCATGGGGCACGGTGAGACGTCCACCGGGCACGGCATGACGTCCGCCGGCCAGAGCACCGCGCCCACCGGCCACGGCGGCCCTGCCACCGGCCACACCTCGGCCTCCACCGGCCACGGCGGTCCTGCTGCCGGCCACGGCGTCCCGACCGGCCAGGGCGCGCCGACCGGCCAGGGCGCTGCGACCGGCCCCGGCACGGCCTCCGGCGGGCTGCCCCTGACGCCGCCCCCGGCGCCCGTGTACCGGCCCACGGCCGCCGTCCACCACGGACACTCCGCGACCCGCCCCTATACGGCGGGCCCTCACCCGGTCCCCGGACCGCCCCCGGGCGGCACCCCCGTCGCCGGGCCGGCCACCATGCCTCCCGTCCCGTACCGGAAACCGGGACCGCCCCCGAAGGTCGCGATCCCGGTGCTGGTCGTGGCGCTGCTGTGCATCGCGGTCGGCGTGTGGGCCCTGGCGGCCGCCTGA
- a CDS encoding DLW-39 family protein — MKKLLLVALAAIGGLLVYRQIQADRAEQDLWTEATDSVPAGSGV, encoded by the coding sequence GTGAAGAAGCTTCTCCTGGTCGCACTGGCCGCCATCGGCGGGCTCCTCGTGTACCGCCAGATCCAGGCGGATCGCGCCGAGCAGGATCTGTGGACGGAGGCGACCGACTCCGTGCCCGCAGGTTCGGGTGTCTGA